A stretch of Acropora muricata isolate sample 2 chromosome 7, ASM3666990v1, whole genome shotgun sequence DNA encodes these proteins:
- the LOC136923058 gene encoding uncharacterized protein, whose amino-acid sequence MRELRTTASNMLSLSKNSVGNVYAVLRYHCRRDLQDRPIIPFNGNVYVVKCDESQFKHKSKYQRGRRARNNVWVFGVICANFRPCRGYFQVVERRDRITLTQILQRVLLPGAEVHTDDWGAYRNLHHHVPNITVHRTVTHQNSFVDPVTGVHTQEAESAWARLKYHIKREKGIRKPDIQAFLDEQMWRDWKGLDSVFDNMLVLIPNYYPL is encoded by the exons ATGAGAGAATTGAGAACGACAGCGTCAAACATGTTATCTCTTTCAAAGAACTCAGTCGGCAATGTTTACGCTGTTCTGAGGTATCATTGTAGACGAGATTTGCAGGACAGACCAATCATCCCATTTAATGGGAATGTTTACGTAGTTAAATGCGACGAGAGCCAGTTCAAGCACAAATCAAAA TACCAGCGAGGCAGGAGGGCTCGCAACAACGTCTGGGTCTTTGGAGTTATCTGTGCGAATTTCCGACCTTGTCGTGGATACTTTCAAGTAGTAGAGAGAAGAGATAGGATTACGCTGACACAAATATTGCAGAGGGTTCTCCTGCCAGGAGCTGAAGTACACACAGACGACTGGGGTGCATACAGGAATTTGCATCATCATGTACCAAACATAACTGTCCATCGAACTGTTACACATCAAAATAGTTTTGTCGATCCAGTAACGGGTGTACATACACAAGAGGCAGAATCAGCCTGGGCACGATTAAAGTATCacatcaaaagagaaaaaggcatCCGTAAGCCTGATATCCAGGCTTTCCTGGATGAGCAAATGTGGCGGGACTGGAAAGGACTCGACTCAGTCTTTGATAATATGCTAGTTTTAATTCCAAACTACTATCCGTTGTGA